A window of Pyrus communis chromosome 3, drPyrComm1.1, whole genome shotgun sequence genomic DNA:
ATCATAAATTGGGTATGTTCTCGACTCTCTATCCTAAGTGATTAGATGGCAGTTAACTTAATCTAATAGTTGGGTATCTTGTAGTTTGTTTCTGGCTCAGAAGTATACCTCTATAAGTTGGTGTTTTATTAAAAGAGAAATGAAAAGTAGATTCTTTTAAAGTGGGACTCTTCATGGATTTTGTGTCATTTTATAGTTTAACGTTTATTTTCGTGATAGTATTATAAAACATGGTGCCAATATATGAGGTGACAGAGAGTTCATAGGGAGTCCCACTTTTGAGAGTCTCCTTAATATTTCTCTTATTATAAAAGACCTCGGTGTTATTTGTAGGGAAAATAGACTTTTAATTTATAGATTGTTGTGATATGTTTCTGTGTGATCACAGTTACCCATCTCTGGCTTGCATTGAGCCACACCACCACAACTCCAATTTAGTTAAAGCTTCTCAATTGCCATACATATATTCATATACTTTTTCTCTTTCGGAATATTTACTAATCTGTTTATGTTAATGGGCAAGACGTTGTACAATGGGCCCCTTTAGGGTTTCCATATTTAAAGAACTGCCATTAATGACAAAATTTCAAGAACTATAGTACACATTTTGCTTGCTTAGTTATTTCTTATCCTTTAGGTTCCTTCCTTTCAAAACACATTTCTTGAAATTAGTTGTGCGTAAATCTTTTTGCTCAACAATCCATGCAACCCAatttgttcttttctttcttcctcatctttgttttgttttgtatagTTTAGTGTCATAAGACTGGCGGTTGGAGGAAAGAGTTGAAGCATgtgtcttctttttcttcttcttcttcttcaatactACTATTGATGTTGCTAGTTAATTAAGTAATGCAGGAAGGCAAATATTTGCAGTTCTGTTCGTAGTTTAAACGAAACAGTTTCCGAAAAAGGACTCTGTGAAAGGGTATTTATTTCATCTTTCCAGATTAAAGGATTAGGGTAAGAGGCAGACAGATAATAAAGATATAATTAGGCTTCATGGACATTATAATTTCTTAGTCGGATCGAATTATCCTTGGTAGTATTTCAAACCTAGTCCATTTCAGTGGTGATCAACCCTTGTAGTGTTTTTTAATGCTTCATAGTGTGCCTTTAAAAGTGCGGTCGAGATTTGGACTTTGAGACCTCGGATCATTTGCAGACTTAATCTTTGAGTTTTCAAACCGAGTATGTTCTTCATGTGCTAGATATTGCTTGTTGCTGTGATTTAAAGGTGCTCACTGGTCAGATCTTAGAAAATCTGTAGTCACGCTTAGTTCTTGTTGATTGCTTTTATTCAGTAGGGGAGATTTTTCTATGTGACCGGAACATGGCCCGTTACATCACGTGACATAATATAAGTGGAGAGAAGTTTTTCATTCAAGTGTCCttccacttatattatgacatatGGGGTCGTGTTCCTGGTACACTGACGGATGTTAATGGTATTTGCATGCAGTCTCAATTTTCTTGCGATTTATACTGCTCAAATCATAATATCTTCTGCATTTTCCCTTAAGTTTACTGCAGGCTTTGTCCTTCACTTGTATTTAACTAATTATTACCAATATCTTCAATTAGAAttatttctttagttatttattAGTTCATGCATGATAATTTCGATCATAAATTCTTATGCAGGAAAGTGAAGTTAAACAAGCAAGGGGAAGCTGCGAGGGAATTCATGTGCTTTTCTCTGCATATCGGATGATAACTTAATATTATAATCGTTCTGGAATTGTTGGTATTTCTGCTTTTAACCATTTTCCGTTTCTTTATTTTcggatatatatatttatttgtctGTGTTGGAGAAGATGTAACTGACAATTTGATTgaagttattttcttttctccttttcttgcTCTTCAAGTGATCTTGAATgtatttggttttgttgaaGCTCAAGTTTGGACCAATAAGTTGACTAGGAAAATGTGCATGCATATACTTGACATGCTTGCTAAGTTGGTAATCTTCGATACGGGGTTAGGTCGGTTGGCCGAGATAGTGTTCCCGCTCCTTTGCACTCAAGGTCTTGCCCAACTCGTGCGCACATGATTTATATGCATATCAAACATAAAATCTTGCTTAACGTAACTTGAAAGTTAGAGAAAGTGGTGGATTGTTCTGGCAGATAGGATgttcctcttcaatttcttttagtgATATTGctgtttgaagtttgaacttgAAATGCAAGTATTTTTCAGGAAAGTTTGCTGTTGAAATTCAATTTAGAGTGGGCCCAAAAATATCTTAAGTGTATTACTTTAGCCTAATAGGTACAGAGGTGTATGATGTAGGCCCAAAAGTAATAAGGCTTAAGCAAcactaacaaataaataatttaatatcttCTACAGGAGGAACATACTTTCTTAACTAACTGCCACTTACACGATGCATGCAGATTTGTATTGCCTGATACATCATAAAAGCACGGGTGGATTAAAAAAAccgaaaattgaaagaaaaaaaaaattgaatatcaaaatcgaagaaaaaaaaaaaaaaaaagagttttaacgaaaagctcatggtactgttcaatttaacgaaaaatcatatttttacattaaaaagtcaaacctggtactatttactttaccctttattttgtctttatcattaaaactcaaagttttcaaacccttttcattagttttcctaaaaaaaaagggaccaaATTAGAAATATCAAACCAAACTGAATTTTCTTGGTTTGGTTTaggtttcaaaatttaaaaatcgaACCAAACCGAATCAAACTGAAACTCATAAACCCTTAAAACGATTGGGGAGTCTGCTATTTATTTTGATTGCTATGGTTTTGAGGTTCTGAGATGGGATCTAGGGAGTGTATTTAATAATAATGGTCTTATGTTCTTAGTTTCTATCTGGTGCGTCTTCTTTGTTCAGTTGTACcggtttgttttattttgtcaaactgGTTGATGCAATCAATAACAAAAATCAATATGTTAATAGagaaaaaatttatattcaaatgaGTTCAAAGGTGTCAAGTTCAAGCTCAAACTCAAAACACGTTATCTACTTTTAAAAGGACTAACTTTTAGATTTGTTTTTtcgaaaaaattaataataattttcagctttaataaaaaaataaaataaaaagcgaACTGAAACGAAATGATAGCGAATTGAGTAGAactaaaaaacccaaaaaaaaccaaactaaataaGATTTTCAATTTTGACAAACAACCGAACCGACTGAAACCAAACTCACACTTACTTAAAAAGAACCTATGTACTAGCCCAAAAATCTGGTCACATGAATTAAGCCCAAAATATATAAGCATCAAGGCTTTTTAGGGCAAAATAATCTAAGAGTTAATAGTTGAAAGTActttttcagaaaaagaaaagatccATACGTCCAAATGTAGTACTTGTACTTTTCAGAAAGCTTCTTCAAAGTACTTTCATTCTTTTGAGAGCACACACTCGAAGTAAGTTTTGCTTTCGCACATACAATTAAAGTTCATCCTCAACGTACCCAAACAACAATGCCTAAATATATTCATACGCAGAGTTTGTCGCAATGCTCGTATTTTAGTATGAATCGAAGCATAATATGCATTAAAAATTTTGGTTGTCGGATTCTTTGTCAATTTAAACATAACTTATATCAATTTTGGAAgaacaatagaaaaacaagaattagTACTACTACAATGAATGTCAATAATTAAAATCAACAAACCCTCCAACTGTTAGCAGGAAAATTCAAGGAGCATGTGTACTTCTTCAATTgttgaaattgattattgagtttcattgtttttattttccaaccATACGCTGGttacaaaaacaataaattagtaaCAGCGTGCGACAACATGACCATCACATCAAAACATTAAGATGAGTGGTTTTTCAGTAGGTGTCAATCTATAAGCatagttttaaaggaaaattaatgaaaaaaacttgaaaactttgagttttaatcaaatcaaaaggaccgggagtgactttttagagtaaaaatgtcattttcgttaaaagtaaacGGTACCGaaaatgtttcgttaaaactctctagtTTTAATAGAGTGGAGCGTTTGGAGGGTGTTAGGTTTTGAGTCCAGGTTTTAATTTAAATCACGTGGATTGTGACTGTGTGGGTGTACAAAGCAAATAAATCTCATGTGATAATAAACAGATAAAGGTGGAAGCACAACCAgctcatattttaaaattatatcaaaataaattgaattaaataaataatgtgGCTGGAAAACGTTACCTGGAAACTTCCTaaaccccattttttttttttttcccgctTACGATATTGGAGAAATTCTGGAATTTATAGTCTTAACGAAATATTATCACGTGGTATTTTTTTCGTTGATAATTTAGATGTTATAATATAATTAGAAGATATAGTTGATATGTCacgaaattaaaatatataaggAAAACGATACGCTGTTGCCTCCGACTCCCAGCCTACAAGGGCATTGAAGATGCGATTAAATGCGTCCATAACTTGGAAGTTGGAATATATTCCCAATAAACAATATAAATGTTTTACAGTGAAAGTTACCTTTCCCACTAAAATTTGTCACGATGGTGGCTGAATTCGATCTACAAGATGACGGTGGCAATACAACGACGCTTGAGTATAGAGATTTATACGAATCTAGACCACAAATCCAGATCCCTTCCCTCTGATCTACCAAGATCATAAATTCGGACTTTTGAAAATTGATTCAACGACTAAATTTATTATAACCTTTAAAGTGAGCCcttatttgtaaccgttggatcaaattttaaaggtccGGATTTATGGTCTTGGTGGATTAAGTAAAAAGGATCCCTTCCCAGTCAAAATAATATATCGCATTTTAAATAAAGACATACTATTTTatgggaaaggaaaaaaaaaaaaacaaggattaTATTGGTGCATGCAAGTTGAAATAAATAAGAACAAAACGACGATGGATGACATCTTTGAAGCATCTCCCCCTTTAGTAGGGCAGGGCAGGGGCAGCCACGAATACTAATAATAGAATTGACTATTTTTTGCACtaatttgatatgaaatgatatgaaaataatAGATTTTGGATTATCGGTTACCAACCCGTTAAAAATCCGATAAAATATCGTTTGTCTGATCTAGACATTAGTCATGACAATGTCTTGCATGACTTGTTAACTTGATACAAAACGACATGACCcattaacaaattgaatcattATAACACGAAAACGATACGCACACGAACTATTTGCGCAAACTAATAGGCATCTTTTTCATGCTTCATTTATCGCCTAATCTAGTCACACAAAATTCAACCCACTTGGCAATTGAACAGAATTTTATTTGTgtaattatttttaaaccaCCTGCTGCTTCTCTACTGGGAGACAAAGCATTTGTTCACAAACCAAGAGAAGATGATATTCCCTCTCTATTTGGGAGCCAGAAAGTGATGTTTTATTCCAGAATTATTACGTAATTTTTTTCACTAAACTAAGCTCTTGATGAAATTGAAAAGCCAAGATACCTTTTAGGTTGAGTGAACGACACAGTGACGCAAAGAACATTTCCATGGCTTAATGCGATGAAATTGAAAAGCCAAGATACCTTTTAGGTTGAGTGAACGACACAGTGACACAAAGAACATTTCCTTTTTATCCTCGCCATCGCGAGTGCTTGTGAGATCCACAAAGCAAGTTCAGTCCCCCGAAACTCGTCCTGCTTTATGGGTCTCACAAACATGATACCCACAAAGGAGGATCAGTAGCCCGGGCCAGAACTCGTCCTCTTTTGTGGGTCTCACAAACATGATACCCACAAAGGAGGATCGGTAGCCCGGAACTCGTCCTTCTTTGTGGATCTCACAAACTGATCCTAGCACATAAATGGGAGAAGAAAAGGGAACAATTACTTCATTATCTCCATGGAAGTTCTCTCACAGAACATTCAAACGTTACACCATTCGGACATTTCCTGCTATCGATTCTATACCCGCAGTCATGAGAACGAAGCACATTTCTGTTATTTTCTACGAGGACGGAAACTTTGAATGGAAGTTGTTTCTGAAATGAACTTTTGACATACATCACATAACCAGAGAACAGTTTCATGATACCTACAATATTCACATACATTTGGAAGAAAGAAAGGTCAAACTAGATCACTGCAAACCCAAAATCTCTATAACATCAATCTTAGTTGCATGCGAGCACTCACTCTTACAAGCGTAATGCCCGAAACAGAAACATCCAGCAGATGCAGCAAGCATTTTCAACTCTCAGCTCAAGCATACAAGAGTGGAGGATCTGCAGTGCATGTTCCGTCGGTGTATCTCCTCTTTCTGCATCGTTCCAATCAAGATTCGTTTCAACTGAGAGGCACCGCAGTTAACTTAGTCTTCCGATGAGGCAAAATTGTTCTCCCCTTCTCCACTTTCAATTATGCAGCTCCCCATTTTCCCTTGAAGGACACTGAGATTCCCCTGTCAAAATCCCAAGTTGAACTAAATCAGTACCAAACCATGAATGAGTAATCACATGGAAACTTGTACATTAGCATTAAGCAATCATAGAGACAACCAGAGCGGAATAAGAAATCCAAAAACATACTCGTGCCAAAATCGCTACCTAACATTATGCATTCGATTGTTTATCCAAACTCTCATTCAATTATTTACCAAATGACATATGCTTCTAAGCTACTTTATAATGCATTGTCTTGGCAATCCAATACCTAATACAATTTAAAGTTTGGAACTTTGGACTGAGAGCAACATGCAGATCAACCCAATTCCCTGTAATACCATTAAATTTGGGAACTTTGGATTGCAAGCAAGAACAAGGACGAAATAAATGACTTCTGGTTCTAATGCACAGGAAATATTTGCCGAACATTTGAAGCCAACCAGTCATTGAATTGCAGCCAAGAGACATTAAAACCCaagcaatcatccaattcaatccGAATCATTCATACACGAATACATTAACAGCAAATTTACCTGAGACACCTGAAATAGAATCAGAAGGAATTCATCTCAAGACAGTATGTGCGCCTCTTGACCAGCATCTTGGCCGCCGTCCCGTACGGCTCTTCGAAGGCGGTCGAAATCCAGGACAGATCAGAGGAAACCTCCTTCTTGGCGGTCAGAGATTGCTCGCTGGGCCTTATAGCAACCAAAGTCGCACCCTTTAGCACGACCCCATCAGGCAATTCCAGCTGGGGAGCATACCAGAGCCGCATGTTCAGTGCCGGCACGAGCGTCCGCTTCGACGCCGAAGAGGCCGACAATGGCTTCACCCGCAACTCCTCGAGCTGGTCCCTGTTCATGTGCAACACCCCCTGACCGTCGGCATCGGTCAGAACCAAGCTGTCTAGCGTTTTGTGCTCGGAAATGATTGGCTGAAGCAGGTAGTGCCTGGCTGAGGCGGCGATCAACGAGCTGATCGTCCACACAACCCTCAGCTTCAGGCCGCCGTTGATGTAAAACGAGTCGGGTATGCTTCCGTTGTCTTCCGTCACGGTGGCGTTGTTGGTGGCGCACAACCCATCGGACCCAGTGTCCGGAAGGAGCGATGGTTTGGTGGGTCCCGGGTGGATGACTGAGGATGCGCCGAGGATGACGCAGTTGTCTAAGGTGGAGCCGAAATCGGCCCTCCACTTGAGCAAAACGCCGTCGTCGATGCCGAGCTCACCGCTGGGAAGCTCGATCCGGAGGAATCGAATCTCGTTGAAATTCTTCAAGACTTGGGTCGGGGAGTGGTGGGTGACGCCGGACTGGTCGAGGCTGTTGCTGTCGGCGGCGGAGGAATCTGGGTCATCGACGGAGAGAGCGGAGTGGGACCCATTCGGGGATCGCCGGTTGGGTCCCAGGAACTGCCCGAGCGCCTGCAGAGGCTTGACAATGCCGCCGAGGACGAGGCGGAAGAGGGCAGAGAAGGGGGCCCGGGACTTGTCGGAGGAGGAAGACGAGGAGGCGGAGGAGGGGGAGGAGTCGTCGTCGGAGATGACGCAGTCGACGCGGACGACGACGTTATCGACCTGGGGGACAAGCGAGTGGAAGCGGCGGGAAACGACGCAGCAGCGGCCGAGGGCCTTGACGTCGCCGATCTTGTTGAagacgaggaggaggagggagtcCGGGAGGCGATCGAAGTGGTCGTCGTCGACGGAGGAGTAGGGTTCCGGGTAAACTCTAGAGGAGAAGGTCAGATCTGAGCGCACAGAGGACATCGTTTCGCGTGTGGATTCTGGGTCGGATTGAAACGGATAGGAAAGTTGGAAGAGATCAGATTGGGGTGGAGGTGCGTAGATCTGAGAGGGGAAATGCATGGCGGATTGCAGGTTGCAGAGAgggattttagagagagaaagagagaaaatcttagagagagagagagagagggggggggagATGGGGGAAGAAATGGTAGGAGGAGGAGATATATCCACGCTGATGGGTTAGGCTTCTCGTTCTGTCATTTTACGATGCGCAGagtagagagaggagagagagagaggattgaCAGAGAGAGACGCGGCACaatattatgtttgtttgtaaaATATATTCTTACTTTTGTCTTCTACTTTGCTGGCTTTACCCTCCTTTTTCTCACCCTTTAACTTTGATTCCTTTCCCTCTTGGGTAAATTCTATTTGAGCTTATAATTTCGAGAAGAGATAaattattacaatttttaaaGAGTTAATACAAGTGGATCGTCAGATGAAATTTAAAAGGTTAAGATCATTTGATCCGGTAACCTTGATGAaagagatccagagaggatctcttCTCTATGATTTCAAGTAATTCCCGGAAAACATATAATAGAAACTTGGGTCACCCACAATAACTTAAAACCTtatacttataaataaaaagaaatatcaagTTTCGGTTCAGATCCATTAAATCATAGTATTAAGTAACaaaatacattaattttaagggacctttaataaaaaactcccaaaactatttattttaacgaaaaaccacatttttacactaaaaaatcaatcatggtgctattcactttactttttattttgtcgtTATCGataaactcaaagttttcaaatcattttgattagttttctttaattttaactaaacaatcaaatcagtttttttcttaattatttttgtatttttgtttatgtttttaaaaCTCTATTTTGTTTACAAACTAGTACTATAGTCTTGTGATATTCATTTTCATGTAAGAGGCGTGAGACTAGATTCAAATTGGTCAAACGAAACTTGAAATCGTCATTCGTAAAtatcaaatatgaaatttttCTCTTACAAGTTGAGAAATTTATTGTTAACCTACTTTtgctaattaatatttttttatcacatttatGATAATTAAGTTGGCATCAATACATGAATAGCGAGTGATTGAATGTTGAGCGTTGGCATGACAACGTCTCTCTATAAGAGAAATACTAAAGAAACTCTATTTTTATGGATTCTCCGTCACTCcacaatttaacgttaatttattTCTCAATATTATAAGATATTGTAGCAAAAACTTAAAATGACAGAAAGtataaaaaatctaattttatttttttaaattctccttaacatttctccgCAGACATAGCCGGCAATGCCAATTTTGGAGTTCGCCTGGGCATTGGCGTTGGCGTAGGACCGCTGCCGATAGAGCACCATGGTTCCGGGATGTAAgggtttatttttaaaaattatttttgacatGAACCCATACTATGTAAAACATGAAATATTGTAATAATTTGTTTTTCCTAAAAGGAATGGCAATATGTTAAGTGTAAAATGAGGAACTAttctttatttcaatttttcttatcAACGTTTACGCTTTGTTTTTCCTCTCATTCTTTTATAGACAATAATTGTGTCCTCTCAATTATAATTACTGTAAAATTTTTATAACTTAATTGGTAAAATATTAACCCGTACATTTGAGGTCTCGAGTTTTAATCCTTCCATCCTTAGGGGTGGTACTGGTACGATTACCGTATCAAAACTCATGTACCAATTACCataccaaacttttggtatGACAAAATTTATTACTATTATAGTACCAAACTTTCAGTATACCCATGCTAAATAGTTCGGTTGACATGATATGGTAATGGTAATTACCACTTTGTTTtgcgccaaaatttgatttttttttcaacccaaTTCAAAGCCCAAACGTGTTTTGGCCACCCCTTTTGGGTTTctcaaacttttttatttaattatgagaattttatagAGATTCATTTAAGAAACAAGAAGTAAATAGATGGAAAAATTGCTGAAAGAACCCAATATCCCTAAAAAAAATCGTACAAAGATTCCTAAATTTCATCTCTACATTctttaaaattgtacaaaaattaaCTTGATAGACGAAGCCAGGGAGAAAGACATCCCAATttgatgaaggagaagatgagatggactttggagagagagagtcgCCGGAACTGGAGCAACAGAGATGAAATCGGTGGCTAGATGAGTGAAAAGATGAAGAGTCGCAGCGCAAGAAGGCTTAGGTTTTTTTATTCGGAAAGTAGATGTTAGAGGGTAAGATGATTGAATAAATGACtaggaaaaaatataaaatgtatatattataataataatacctaattatatataaatgaataaataaattatataatattaatagtaGTGGTACGGTACGATATACCACTAGTAATGGTTTTGAACcattattgtaccaaaaatgTATGGTACGGTACAAATACCGTACTATTACCAATGGTACGGTACAAATACCGTACCATTGCCAATGATACAAATTTTTTGACACAACTTTAATATAGTATAGTTGGTATGGTAATTTGGCAAAAACTTCCGCCCATCCTAATATCGATGGTAAACGAAAGCCACATGCATGTAAGAGACTAGCTGTGAGAGGACTGTggagatattttttttcttttttttttttttttttttgggctagGGATCTTTTAGTTTAAGTACCGATTCGTACTAAAAAAAAGAGTATCAATTCTAAGAAAAGTTTTAGCTAATATAACTTGTTTTTAGTTTAGGTATCACTGAAAAAGTCAACCAAAATATACTGctataattcaaaataatgaCATGATTGTCGCTCAAACATACCATGATAGAGGCAAAAGCCGGGGCCGCGGGAGCTATATGTGTGGACAACGGGCCAACTTTTTCCTGCAACCAGTTGGTCAAAATTTTCAGCAATCGACCGGTCTCAATTCCACTGTCCAATAGTATCTTTAAAAAACATGCTAAATAATTAGCATAAATGATCACTTTTTGACATTTAATTGCAAAAGTAATCACGTGTCGTATGTCATCATTTTGTGATTGTTATGTTATCGTTTTGCAATCAAATATCAAACAGTGATTATTTCTACTAATTGCAATAAAGTAATTAGCACGAACTTGAACGCTTacaatattgaaaaaaaagagTATCACTAGACAAATAGTTACTTGTCAATTAAAAGATGGTGAGAAGACAATATTGTTTGTcttttattacaaaataaaatcatgggtagtaatgtaatttcacacaaactaaattttactgtttttttttttttgaaatgtcatacaCATGTcgttacttagtactacggtctagtgacaTTTCTCTTCAttggtaagtgagaggtcttaggttcaattatcgtcaaagacgaatttgaaccacattattgctagtctattatGAGACTTAGCCCGCTCCTTCACCATCTTAGCGTAGGTAATATcgtttgattaaaaaataaaataaaaaagataataataaaacctCACACACATGTCATTATAACATCTataatttagaaagaaaaaaaaaaaccttcattttctctttctctcacatttctctttttttttccacatattttttttttcataaaattttatatttacacacataatatgtgtgacatcccacatcgtccaggggagtgatccttaaatatatattctcatccctacctagcacgaggccttttgggagctcattggcttcgggttccgtaggaactccgaagttaagagagaagggggctagagcaatctaatgatgggtgacccactgggaagttgctagtgagttcccaaaaacaaaaccgtgagggaatggtaagcctaaagcggacaatgggtgacccactgggaagttgctagtgagttcctaaaaacaaaaccgtgagggaatggtaagcccaaagcggacaatatcgtgctacggtggtggagcgggcccgggaagtggttccgccccgggccgggatgtgacaaattggtatcagagcctaaccctggtcgcgtgtgtgccgatgaggacgtcgggcccctaaggggggtggattgtgacatcccacatcgcccaggggagtgatccttaaatatatattcccatccctacctagcacgaggccttttgggagctcattggcttcgggttccgtaggaactcgaagttaagcgagaagggggctagagcaatcccatgatgggtgacccactgggaagttgctagtgagttcccaaaaacaaaaccgtgagggaatggtaagcccaaagcggacaatatcgtgttacggtggtggagcgggcctgggaagtggttccccccgggccgggatgtgacaatatgtgAGCTTCATTTAGCGAAGGTTTTAATAAAACATCTAatattacaaaaaatatatatatatatatatatatatat
This region includes:
- the LOC137728690 gene encoding F-box protein At5g46170-like, with amino-acid sequence MHFPSQIYAPPPQSDLFQLSYPFQSDPESTRETMSSVRSDLTFSSRVYPEPYSSVDDDHFDRLPDSLLLLVFNKIGDVKALGRCCVVSRRFHSLVPQVDNVVVRVDCVISDDDSSPSSASSSSSSDKSRAPFSALFRLVLGGIVKPLQALGQFLGPNRRSPNGSHSALSVDDPDSSAADSNSLDQSGVTHHSPTQVLKNFNEIRFLRIELPSGELGIDDGVLLKWRADFGSTLDNCVILGASSVIHPGPTKPSLLPDTGSDGLCATNNATVTEDNGSIPDSFYINGGLKLRVVWTISSLIAASARHYLLQPIISEHKTLDSLVLTDADGQGVLHMNRDQLEELRVKPLSASSASKRTLVPALNMRLWYAPQLELPDGVVLKGATLVAIRPSEQSLTAKKEVSSDLSWISTAFEEPYGTAAKMLVKRRTYCLEMNSF